One genomic segment of Pueribacillus theae includes these proteins:
- the shc gene encoding squalene--hopene cyclase: protein MSMKQMVDAEIKRLTKILVSAQEPYGSWSYPFDIGIETDCYMIILLRTLEINDEEFIQLLVRKIMSRQEQNGAWKLFYDEEEGNLALTVEAYYSLLYSGYLEKEDPRMQKAKQFILKNGGIEEVNMFTKVMLALTGQYKWPRFFPIPVEVILFPTWFPLHFFDLSMQARANLTPILILSDYKYSVRTYRSPDLSDLFLGNARHKEWGDWRELQPILSQIQQSMKFLIGYPRELHRLALQRAEQYMLARVESDGTFLSYYSSTFLMIFALMARGYAKEHPLIRKAVRGLKSFVTFYGGDIHAAYTTANVWNTTLAGYALQEAGMPYTSPTIQKSHEYLLSRQHMLYGDWAVSNPNAVPGGWGFSHINTMNPDVDDTTAALRSLRTFMIEKPKYRQSWDRAIRWIVSMQNNDGGWPAFERNVNKAILSWLPIEGNEGTMLDPSSADLTGRTLEFFGNFTHLNEYHHFIKRGVRWLLKDQRNDGSWYGRWGICFIYGTWSAVTGLTAVGVRKDHHQIRRAIKWLHHIQQQDGGWGESCLSDIRKEYVPLTESTRTHTAWALDALIAAEDQETDPIKRGVQYLIDTAGKNDWTQTYPKGQGLPGAFYIHYPSYEYIFPLLALSHYREKFCDSQ, encoded by the coding sequence ATGTCCATGAAACAAATGGTGGATGCAGAAATCAAACGGTTAACGAAAATTCTCGTAAGCGCCCAAGAACCGTATGGCTCATGGTCTTATCCGTTTGATATAGGCATTGAAACAGATTGCTATATGATTATTCTGTTACGCACATTGGAAATAAATGATGAAGAATTCATTCAATTGCTAGTGAGGAAAATTATGAGCAGGCAAGAACAAAACGGAGCATGGAAGCTCTTTTATGATGAAGAAGAAGGAAATCTTGCGCTGACTGTTGAAGCTTATTATTCACTTCTTTATTCAGGCTATCTTGAAAAAGAAGATCCTAGGATGCAAAAGGCGAAACAATTTATTTTAAAAAACGGCGGAATTGAAGAAGTCAACATGTTTACAAAAGTAATGTTAGCTTTAACGGGGCAATATAAGTGGCCGCGTTTTTTTCCGATTCCGGTTGAAGTTATCTTATTTCCTACATGGTTTCCATTGCACTTTTTTGATTTGTCGATGCAGGCAAGGGCAAATTTAACGCCGATCTTAATTTTATCGGATTATAAATACAGTGTGAGGACGTACCGTTCTCCGGATTTATCTGACTTGTTTCTAGGGAACGCTCGTCATAAAGAGTGGGGAGATTGGAGAGAGCTTCAGCCTATTCTTTCACAGATTCAACAAAGCATGAAATTTTTAATCGGGTATCCAAGAGAGTTACATCGGCTTGCATTGCAGAGAGCTGAACAATATATGTTGGCAAGAGTGGAATCCGATGGCACATTTCTAAGTTATTACAGTTCAACCTTTCTAATGATTTTTGCTTTAATGGCAAGAGGCTATGCGAAGGAGCATCCTTTGATTAGGAAAGCTGTCCGTGGATTAAAATCGTTTGTCACTTTTTATGGCGGGGACATTCATGCGGCTTACACGACGGCGAACGTTTGGAACACGACGCTTGCCGGCTATGCCTTGCAGGAAGCAGGAATGCCATATACTTCACCAACCATTCAAAAGTCGCACGAGTATTTATTGTCGCGTCAACATATGTTATATGGCGATTGGGCAGTATCGAATCCTAATGCTGTCCCTGGAGGCTGGGGATTCTCTCATATTAATACGATGAATCCTGATGTGGATGATACGACTGCTGCCTTAAGGTCGCTACGGACTTTTATGATCGAAAAACCCAAATACAGGCAATCTTGGGATCGAGCGATTAGATGGATCGTTTCAATGCAAAACAATGACGGGGGATGGCCTGCTTTTGAAAGGAATGTAAATAAAGCGATCCTAAGTTGGCTGCCGATTGAAGGAAATGAAGGAACAATGCTTGATCCGTCGTCAGCCGATTTAACGGGGAGGACGTTGGAGTTTTTCGGTAATTTTACCCATTTAAATGAATATCACCATTTTATAAAACGCGGCGTGAGGTGGCTATTGAAGGATCAAAGAAACGATGGTTCATGGTATGGCCGCTGGGGCATTTGTTTCATATATGGCACCTGGTCTGCGGTTACGGGTTTAACGGCGGTGGGGGTACGAAAGGATCACCACCAAATCCGTAGAGCGATAAAGTGGCTGCATCACATTCAACAGCAGGACGGAGGCTGGGGAGAGTCTTGCCTGAGTGATATAAGAAAGGAATATGTACCGCTAACAGAAAGTACGCGCACCCATACAGCTTGGGCGCTTGATGCCCTGATTGCGGCAGAGGATCAAGAAACGGATCCAATCAAACGCGGTGTCCAGTACTTAATAGATACGGCGGGAAAAAATGACTGGACACAAACATATCCGAAAGGCCAAGGACTCCCGGGTGCATTTTATATCCATTATCCGAGCTACGAATACATTTTCCCGCTTTTAGCGTTAAGCCATTACAGAGAAAAATTTTGCGATTCACAATAA